In Betaproteobacteria bacterium, the genomic window ATCACCTCGGCGTGCCGACCACGCGCGCGCTGAGCCTGGTCGGGACCGGCGAGGACGTGATCCGCGACATGTTCTACGATGGCAATCCGCGTCCCGAGCCGGGCGCGATCGTGTGCCGGGTCGCGCCATCGTTCATCCGCTTCGGCAATTTCGAGCTGCCCGCTGCCCGCAACGACCGCGCGCTGCTCAACCGCCTGATCGATTTCACGATCGCGCAGTACTTCGCGCATCTGCTGGCCGCCGGCGGCAGTCCGGCGGACGAGGCGGTGCGCGGCACGTGGTTCGCCGAGGTGTGCGAGCGCACCGCACGCATGGTCGCGCACTGGATGCGCGTGGGCTTCGTGCACGGCGTGATGAACACCGACAACATGTCGATCCTCGGCCTGACGATCGACTACGGGCCCTACGGCTGGGTGGACAATTTCGATCGCGACTGGACGCCCAACACCACCGATGCCGAACGGCGGCGCTATCGCTTCGGCCAGCAGCCGCAGATCGCGTACTGGAATCTCGGCCGGTTGGCGAACGCGCTGGCAACAGTGTTCGGCTCGCACGACCCTCTGTACGCCGGGCTGCAACGCTTCGTCGACACCTATGTCGAGGAGGAACGTGGCAACATCGCGGCCAAGCTGGGGCTCGCCGAATGCACCGACGAGGATCTCGAGTCGATGAACGCGCTCTACGAGCTGCTCGAGCGCGGCGAGATCGACATGACGCTGTTCTTCCGCGGGCTCAGCGATGCAAAGCTCGATGCGCCCAGTCTGGACGGATTCGCGCCAGCGTTCTACGACGACGCCAAGCGCGACGCCGTCGCGCAGCCGCTCGTCGACTGGCTGCGGAACTACGCAGCGCGGGTGCGGCGCGACGCCCGCTCAGCCGCCGAGCGCCGGGCGCAAATGCACGCCGCCAATCCGCGCTACGTGCTGCGCAACTACCTGGCGCAGGAGGCGATCGACCTGGCCGAGCAGGGCGACTACGGGCGCATCCACGAGCTGCTGGACGTCATGCGCCGTCCATACGACGACCAGCCGGGGTGCGAACGCTTTGCCGCGCGCCGCGCCGACTGGGCCCGTAGCAAGGCGGGGTGTTCGATGCTATCGTGCAGCTCGTAGAGAGAGCTAGCGGCGTCATTCCCGTGAAAGCGGGAATCCAGCAGGTCCGGAGGTCAGGAGCATCCGCCTGGGCTCCCGCGTTCGCGGGAGGTCGCTTCCGCCCACGGCTGGGAGCGACGACGCGATCCGATCGTGCAGCGTAGGCGCGCGCCGCTGATTGCGGCGAGAGGCAAATGGAGGAGACGACATGATCAAGCTGCAGCGCTTGGGCCACATCCTCATCAATGTTCGCGATGTCGAACGCTCCAAGGCGTTCTACACCAAGGTCCTCGGCTTCACCGTGCTCGAGCAGGATCCCGACCACGGGGGGCTATTTCTTTCCATCGGCGATTACGGCAATACGCTGGATATTTTTCAGAGCACCAACCCGGAGGAATATTCCCAGCCCAAGTCCGAGCTGGGCAAGCGCGTGGGCCTCGGCGTACGCCACATCGCCTTCGCGGTCGAGACCGAGGAAGACTTGAAGCAGGCCTACTTCGCGCTGCAGGATGCGGGCGTGCCGATCTACCGGGCGGTGGATCACACCAGCCAGAAGA contains:
- a CDS encoding YdiU family protein, producing the protein MPRPRFDNAFVRELPGDASSEPRPRQVHGALYSPVDPTRVAAPRLIAYSPEVASLLGFPDESIASQAFADVFGGNALLAGMQPYAASYGGHQFGQWAGQLGDGRAITLGEMIAPDGGRYEMQLKGAGRTAYSRTADGRAVLRSSIREFLCSEAMHHLGVPTTRALSLVGTGEDVIRDMFYDGNPRPEPGAIVCRVAPSFIRFGNFELPAARNDRALLNRLIDFTIAQYFAHLLAAGGSPADEAVRGTWFAEVCERTARMVAHWMRVGFVHGVMNTDNMSILGLTIDYGPYGWVDNFDRDWTPNTTDAERRRYRFGQQPQIAYWNLGRLANALATVFGSHDPLYAGLQRFVDTYVEEERGNIAAKLGLAECTDEDLESMNALYELLERGEIDMTLFFRGLSDAKLDAPSLDGFAPAFYDDAKRDAVAQPLVDWLRNYAARVRRDARSAAERRAQMHAANPRYVLRNYLAQEAIDLAEQGDYGRIHELLDVMRRPYDDQPGCERFAARRADWARSKAGCSMLSCSS